The Deltaproteobacteria bacterium DNA segment GAATTTAAACCAGGCCCTATATTTGCCCATATTATCCTGGCGGATGAGATAAATCGCACAACGCCAAAGACGCAGAGTTCTCTGCTTGAGGCAATGAGCGACAGACAGGTCTCTGTTGACAAGATAACCCATCCCCTTCCGGAACCGTTCATGGTAATTGCCACGCAAAATCCGATGGAATATGAAGGAACATATCCGCTGCCTGAATCTCAGATGGACAGATTTATGATGAGGATACGGATAGGCTATCCTGATACAAAGGCTGAAAAGGAGATACTTTTATCCCCTTCTTCTCTTCTTCAGCCCCAAAGCCTTGCCCCTGCCTTATCCACAGAGGAGGTAATATACCTGCAAACTCTGGTAGATAAAATAAAGGTTGATGATGACCTGGTGGAATATATCCTGTCAATTGCGGATGCCACAAGAAAATCTCTTAAGCTGCGATTGGGCGTAAGCCCCAGGGGGGCCATGATGCTGTATCGCGCTGCCCAGGCATTTGCCCTTGTAGACGGCAGGACATACTGCATTCCTGACGATATAAAGAAACTCTCAATACCTGTGTTCAGCCACAGGGTATTGACTTCTCAAGGCATGGAAGGAGAAACAGAAAATGCGGAAGGTATTATACAGGAGATAGTTGACGGTGTTGAAACGCCGTTATAGCTGATAGCTCATGGCTCATCGTCTTACCTATCAGCTATGAGCCATGAACTATGAGCTATTTATCCGCGCCCCTGCCGTGGCTTACAGCCGTTGCCAAACTATTAGCTGGAAAAAAACAGATTAGCAAGCATAGGGTAAGTTCATTTATCCTGCCAAGGACTTTATCCTTTACAAAGGAAGGGAAAAGATTTATTGCGATCCTTTTTGTAATCGGCATAGCCGCTATAAATACAGGAAATAATCTCCTCTATCTTGTTGTGGCAATGATGTTGTCTATCATAGTTATATCAGGCATACTTTCAGAATCCACATTAAGAGGTATAGAAGTAAAGAGAGCTATGCCAGGGCATATATTTGCAGGAAGACCTGTGACGGTGAAATGGAGTATTTCAAATATAAAGAGGGTTTTTCCGTCATTCTCTGTTTCAATAGATGAAATCCCTGCCAATAACGAATTTACCGCAGAATCAGGATATATAATAAAATTGCCTGCCCGCGCATCTGTTACTCATACACACTCTTATACCTTTAACAATAGGGGGTTGCATAAATTAGAAGGTTTTAAAATAAAAACCCGTTTCCCTTTTGGTTTTTTTCTAAAAGGGAGAAGACTGTTTGCGGCAACAGATGTGCTTGTATATCCAAATATAAAACCCGTAAGGCAGACAACTGCCGCGGGTTTTTTAAAAAGCGGCGAAGCGCCTGAAAAGATAAAGGGGCATAGCGCCAACCTTTACAATATTCGGGACTATACGCTCATGGATGATTCAAGGATTATACACTGGAAATCAACAGCCAAGACCGCAAGGCTTATGGCAAAGGAGTTTGAACAGGAAGGTGGAAAAAGGGTAAAGATTGTTTTCTCTAATACGCTGGTTTCCGATGCGGATTTTAACGATAGATTTGAGGATATGGTGGAAGAGGCAGCCGGCATGGCTGATTATTTTATAGGAACCGGCTTTGAGGTAGGTTTCAAGACTCTGACCTTGGAATTACCGTGCAGGTCAGGAAAGGAACAGCTTTACAGGATATTAAGAGAGCTTGCCCTTATAAAACCTGTGGCAGGCGATGAAACCGTGCCCCCGAATGTGAAGTTTGTAAGCCAATGAAACCACATAACCTTCAAACCCACCCTCACCTTAATCCTCTCCCTGAGGGAGAGGAGACAAAGTAGGGAATCCTTTTCTGAGGGAGAGGAAGATAAAGTAGGAATCCTATTCCTGTGAGAGAGAGGAAACTTTTTCGTTCCCTCCCCTTCAAGGGGAGAAATGCCTTTTCTTTTTCCTCCCCTTCAAGGGGAGGGTTAGGGTGGGGATGGGGTAAAAAAGGGATTTATAGATGAAATTTTCCACATATTTTATTCTCATATCGTATCTTATTGCAGGCACAGGACTTGTTGCGGTCAGCCTTACTAATATAATAAACCCTGTTTTTCTTGCAGGGATAAGCTGTGTTGTATTGTTAAGCCTTTTCTTAAGTATTAAGGGTAATTCTTTTAACATACCAGGGTTTATCTGGAACAGCCTTGCTGTAATAATATTG contains these protein-coding regions:
- a CDS encoding MoxR family ATPase, translated to MKTSIDDISGKISSLQKNLEKIIKGKPDVIKQAITALIARGHLLIEDVPGIGKTTLAHGLAKSINCSFQRIQFTSDLLPSDIIGVTIYNQERHVFEFKPGPIFAHIILADEINRTTPKTQSSLLEAMSDRQVSVDKITHPLPEPFMVIATQNPMEYEGTYPLPESQMDRFMMRIRIGYPDTKAEKEILLSPSSLLQPQSLAPALSTEEVIYLQTLVDKIKVDDDLVEYILSIADATRKSLKLRLGVSPRGAMMLYRAAQAFALVDGRTYCIPDDIKKLSIPVFSHRVLTSQGMEGETENAEGIIQEIVDGVETPL
- a CDS encoding DUF58 domain-containing protein, with amino-acid sequence MSYLSAPLPWLTAVAKLLAGKKQISKHRVSSFILPRTLSFTKEGKRFIAILFVIGIAAINTGNNLLYLVVAMMLSIIVISGILSESTLRGIEVKRAMPGHIFAGRPVTVKWSISNIKRVFPSFSVSIDEIPANNEFTAESGYIIKLPARASVTHTHSYTFNNRGLHKLEGFKIKTRFPFGFFLKGRRLFAATDVLVYPNIKPVRQTTAAGFLKSGEAPEKIKGHSANLYNIRDYTLMDDSRIIHWKSTAKTARLMAKEFEQEGGKRVKIVFSNTLVSDADFNDRFEDMVEEAAGMADYFIGTGFEVGFKTLTLELPCRSGKEQLYRILRELALIKPVAGDETVPPNVKFVSQ